GCGGGGCGCGACCGCGCGGCGCTGTCCTATGCGGTCAAGCGCTCGGTCGAGATGAAAGCCGAGATCGTGGTGCGCGACGAGACCGAGCAGGGCGACCGCGCGTTGCTGAACCTGGGCCACACCTTCTGTCACGCGCTGGAGGCCGCCACGGGCTATTCCGACCGCCTGTTGCATGGCGAGGGGGTGGCCATCGGCTGCGCGCTGGCCTTCGAGCTGTCCTCGCGGCTGGGGCTCTGTTCCCAGGAAGACCCCTCGCGCCTGCGCGCGCATCTGCGCGCGATGGGCATGAAGGCCGATCTCGCCGACATTCCCGGCGATCTGCCCGGCGCTGAGGCGCTGCTCGACCTTATGGGGCAGGACAAGAAGGTGCTCGACGGCGCAATCCGTTTCATCCTGGCGCGCGGCATCGGGCAGGCCTTTGTGACGTCGGACGTGCCGCGCGACGCGGTGCTGGGTGTGCTGCGCGACGGTCTGGCCGGGCGCTGATCCGCCTTTTCAGTCTTTCCAATGGCTTGGCCGGTCCGCAAATCGCCCCGGCCTCGCCGTGGAGACTCCCCCGGTTTGCCGCATTTTCTCCTTCATTCCTAACGACAAAGAGCCGTCCATAAGGAAAGGTTCATCTTGATGTTAGGTTTGATCACGGGCGGATACGGCGGATCGGGCGCGTCCTCCGGCAGCGGCTCGACCCAGAACAGCGGCGCGAGCCAGAACACTGCGACGCCCGAGGAGAGCGAAGAAACACAGGCGCCCGCCGCGAGCAAAGAGACGCCCTCCGCCGCGTCCGAAGAGACCGGCACAGCGCCTGTCGCCGCAAGCGAAGAGAGCAACGCCACACCGGCGCGCACCGCGCCCGAAACACCCGCCGCGTCTTCCTCTGTCTTGGTTGAAACGCCAGAGTCGCGGGAGCCGGCGGCTTCCGATGCACGGGCGCAGGCGATCGCCGCGCAACAGGCGTTTCTTTCCTCGCTGATCGTGGCGCAGCTCGAACGCGGTAGCGAAGAGGAGGATCTGCCCACCCGCATGCGCCGTGGCGCTGAAAGCTATGCGGCCGCGCAGGCCTCTGCATCGCAGGCGTCAGAGACCGCACGCACGAATGTCGAGCTCTGAGCGGCGCGCCGCGACCTCACATTTGTCTGCAATTGAGGCCCCGCCTGGCGGGGCCTTTGGCTTTCAGTGGTGCCTTTTGCGGAGCAGTTCGAAGGGCTTTCGGAGGCATGGCCGCATTGGCGCGCTGCCGCTCGGTCAGGTCTGCGTCATGTCACTTTCGCGTGCTCGGCATGAATGCAAGCATACGGATAGACCGTCGTTGCAAAGCGCGCTCGACCGGGAATAGAGGCCACGGTCGATGTCGCCTGAGATGGCGGAGCGGTGATCACCCCCGCGTGGTCAGTCGTCGCGTCGTCCAAATGCCCGATCGCCTTGACCGATGTTTGACCGGTTGGACAGCGATGACCTGGATCCTGTCGGACTGGCTCAACCGCAAGTATCGGTCACTTTCACGGATTTTGAGTATATAACCAAGATCTTGTCAGAAGCCATGGCAATGGCTGCAAGATTTTTGGCTCCGGCGGTAGGGATCGAACCTACGACCAATTGATTAACAGTCAACTGCTCTACCGCTGAGCTACGCCGGAACACGGCGCTCATATAGCAATGGGATTCCGGGGCGTCCAGAGGATTTTGTCACATTTCTTATGGTTTTGTGAAAATCGCCTCAAACCCTTTGAAATACAGCGTTTTCCGTGAGGGTGCCGGGGGTGGAGGCATGGCCCCGGGCATGCAGATCGATGAGATGGGCAAGGACGTTGCGGGCGGCGGCAGGGCGCAGGGCCGGCGGGATATCAGTGTAGATTCTGGCCATCAGCTCTGTCGCATCCGTAGGGCCGTCGTCGAGCGCCGCGAGGATCTGGCGCTCGCGCATCAGGCGGTGATCGCGCAGCGCGGCGAGGCGCTTGGCGGGGGCGTCGACAGGGGCGCCGTGGCCGGAATGCAGCACGCGCCAGGGATGCGCGGACAGACGCTCCAGCGAGGCCATGAAATCGGTGAGATCGCCGTCGGGCGGAGAGACCAGCGACGAGGCCCAGCCCATCACCAGATCACCGCAGAACAGCGCGTCGTCCCAGGCGAAGGCGAGGTGATTGCCGAAATGGCCCGGCGTGTGCAGCGCGTCGAGCGTCCAGCCGTCGCCGGTGACATGGGCACCGTCGGCAAGGATCTCGTCGGGCGCAAAATCCGCATCGACGCCTTCGCCGCCGCCCATCATGCCGCTTTCCGCCAGCGCCTGCATCGCCTCGGAGCGGCCGGCGGTGGCGTCACCGAAGGCCAGGACCGGTGCGCCGGTGGCCTCGGAGAGCGGGCGGGCGAGGGGCGAATGGTCGATATGGGCATGGGTGACGAGGATATGGGTGATGCGCTGGCCCGGGCGCAGCGCCGCCAGCAGCGCGTCGAGATGGGCGGGGTCGTCGGGGCCCGGGTCGATCACCGCGAGGCCGCGCGTACCCAGCAGATAGCTGTTGGTGCCGCGCAGGGTCATCGGCGAGGGGTTGGGCGCCAGGATCCGGCGCAGGCCGGGGGCGAGTTCCTCGGGCTGGCCGGGACGGGGGCGAAAATCCGGTTGCGGGTCCTGCATCTTTCGGGGCTTTCTATGGGCAATCGTCACCAGAGGTAGCCAAGATGTTCCAGTGGCTCAAACGCTATATGCCGCGCGGGCTTTACGGACGGGCCGCGCTGATCCTGCTGTTGCCGGTGGTGACGCTGCAACTGGTGGTCTCGGTGGTCTTTGTGCAGCGGCATTTCGAGGATGTTTCGCGCCAGATGAGCCGCGATCTGTCGCGCGAGATCAATCTCGCTGTGGCGCAGCCGGAGCTCGCGGAGCCGTTGGCGCTGGGGTTGCGGACGGTGCAAGAGACGGCGCTGCCCGAGGCGGATGAGCGGCGCTGGTATGATTTTTCCGGGCTGGTGGTGACGCAGACCCTGCAGCGCTTTGTGACCGGGCTCGAACGGGTGATGCTGCCCGATGACAACGATGTCACGCTTTATGTGCGCAAGGGCGATGTGTTGCAGGAGGTGAGCCTGGCGCGGCGGCGGGCCTCGCCGACCAATGCGCATCAGCTCTTTGTCAATATGATGGTGTTCGGCGTGGTGATGACGGTGATCGCGTTCCTGTATCTGCGCAACCAGCTGCGTCCGATCACCCGGCTGGCGCAGGCGGCGGAGGCGTTTGGCCGGGGCCGCCACGCGCCGTATTCGCCCGCCGGGGCGGTGGAGGTGCGGGCGGCGGGGCACGCCTTTCTCGACATGCGCAACCGCATCGAGCGGCAGATCGAGCAGCGCACCATGATGCTTTCTGGGGTGAGCCACGATCTGCGCACGCCGCTGACGCGGCTGCGGCTGGGGCTGTCGATGCTCGACGATGCCGAGCGCGAGCCGCTGGAGCGCGATGTGGAGGACATGCAGCAGCTCATCGACGCGTTTCTCGATTTCGCCCGCGGCGATGCCCATGCGGGTACGGCGGAGCCGGTCGATCCGCTGGCGCTGGTCGAGACCATCGTCGCCGATGCGCAGCGCGCGGGGCGGGCGGTCAGCGTCGCGGCGCTCGAAGGCGCGGGGGAGGTCTCGCTGAAACCGGCGGCGATGCGGCGGGCGCTGGAGAACCTGATCGGCAATGCGGTGCGCTACGGCACGCGCTGCGAGGTTTCGGCGACGCTGACCGACAAGAGCCTGCGGCTGCGGGTGGAGGATGACGGGCCGGGGATCCCGCCGGAGCGGCGCGAGGAGGCATTGCGCCCCTTCGTGCGGCTGGATCCGGCGCGCAACCAGGACAAGGGGCCGGGGGTCGGGCTGGGTCTCGCGATCGCGGCGGATATCGCGCGGGCGCATGGCGGGGTGCTGCGGCTGGGGCAGAGCGAGACGCTGGGCGGGCTGCGCGCCGATATCGTCATCGCGCGCTGATCCGGCGGATTTGTCTCGAATTGATGGCGAAGGCCATGAAGGCGCCGGATTGCCGCCCGAACAAGGCACGGGCGGGCGGCAAGGCTGGCCGCGCCGGTGCGGATCGAGCGCCCATCGGTGTCTCTCTCTCTCGCGGAGCGCGGCGCAATGTGTCGCGCTCCGGGCGGGTTTGCCGGGGCGCCGCTCCTCGCGCCCTTGCGGCCGCTCCTCGCCGCGCGGGGCGGGTCGCAATAAATGCGCGGGGCAAAAAAGCTGGGTACAAAAAACGCGCCCGGGCGGGGCGCGCTTGCTTGGTCTGCTTGAATTGCGGGCGGGCTCAGCCCTCGAGCAGGATCTGGCCCTTGGCCTCGATCAGCAGCTCGGCGCGCTTGGTGCGGATCGCGGCGGTATCGACCTTGCCCACCAGATCGGCGGCGAGCTTGCGCACCACGTCCTCGTGGCCGGCCTCTTCGAAATCGGCCTTGATCACCTCGCGGGCATAGGCCTCTGCTTCGGTGCCGCTTTTGCCCAGCAGCTCCGCCGCCCAGAGGCCCAGCAGCTTGTTGCAGCGGGCCTCGGCCCGGAAGGCCATCTCCTCGTCATGGGCAAACTTGGTTTCAAACGCTTTCTCGCGCTCTTCAAATGTGGACATGGCGCCGGCTCCCCCCGCTAAAACGATCGTCAGGTTTAATATTCCACACCCAGCCGCCGGCGCAACCCCAAGCGTCCGCTTGCGACGGGGCAAGGCATGATTTATAGGGCCTCGCAGGACGCGGGCGCGATCCCCGCCCGGCCCGGTGAAAGGATTCCCATGGCACGCCGCAAGAAGATCTATGAAGGCAAGGCGAAGATTCTCTATGAAGGCCCCGAACCCGGGACCATCGTTCAGTATTTCAAGGACGATGCCACCGCCTTCAACGCCCAGAAGAAGGACGTGATCGAGGGCAAGGGCGTGCTGAACAACCGCCTGTCCGAGTTCTTCATGACCGGGCTGAACAATATCGGCGTGCCGACGCATTTCCTCAAGCGGCTGAACATGCGCGAGCAGCTGGTGCGCGCCTGCGAGATCGTGCCGCTGGAGATCATCGTGCGCAACTTCGCCGCCGGCTCGCTGGCCAAGCGGCTGGGGATCGAGGAGGGCACGCCGCTGCCGCGCCCGATCGTGGAATATTGCTACAAGGACGACAAGCTGGGCGATCCGCTGGTCACCGAGGAGCATATCGCCGCTTTCGGCTGGGCCAGCCAGCAGGACATGGACGACATCCTGAGCCTGGCGCTGCGCGTCAACGATTACCTCTCGGGGCTGATGTACGGCGTCGGCATCAAGCTCGTCGATTTCAAGATCGAGATCGGCCGGGTCTATGACGGCGATTTCCAGCGCCTGATCGTGGCCGACGAGATCTCGCCCGACAGCATGCGGCTGTGGGATATCGAGAGCGGGCAGAAGCTCGACAAGGACGTGTTCCGCCGCGATCTGGGCTCGCTGACCGATGCCTATACCGAGGTGGCGAAGCGGCTGGGCGTGATGCCCAAGCAGGCCACCCATGTGGCCAAGCCGAAGCTCATCAACTGAGGCGCCGCGCCCCCGGGCGGGCGTGGCGTGTGAGTATTTGAAGAAAGATGAAGGGCCGGACCCTTCGCAGCGAACGGAGTGGACGCCATGAAGGCACGGGTGCATGTGATGCTCAAGGACGGCGTGCTCGACCCGCAGGGCGAGGCGGTGAAACACGCGCTGCACGGCATGGGGTTCGATGCGGTCGGCGGTGTGCGCCAGGGCAAGGTGATCGAGCTCGATCTGGCCGAGGGCACCAGCGAGGCGGATGTGACCGAGATGTGCGAGAAGCTGCTCGCCAATACGGTGATCGAGAGCTATCGCGTGGAGCTGCTCTGAGCCTGTTATGAGGGCAGGGCGGGGCCGCCCGGCCGGCAAAGCGCGGGGCCTCGTCGCAGCGCGATTGATCGCGCGGCAAAACGCGGCTATGAGCCCGATATCGTCCCGCAGCCCCGCCTGACAGCGGCGGGCCGGGGCGGAACCGGCGGGCGCTCCTCCGGAGGGCCGCCACCAGTGATGCCACCCGCCGCGCGCGGGAGAGGGAGTGCGCCCATGAAAGCCGCCGTAATCGTCTTCCCCGGATCCAATTGCGACCGCGATCTTGCCGAGGGGTTCCGCAAGGCGGGGCTCAATGTGCAGATGGTCTGGCACAAGGACACGGCGCTGCCGGAGGGCATCGACATCGTCGGCATTCCCGGCGGCTTTTCCTTTGGCGATTACCTGCGCTGCGGCGCCATCGCGGCGAACTCGCCGATCTGCCACGAGGTCAAGGCGCATGCGGAACGCGGCGGTTATGTGCTGGGGATCTGCAACGGCTTTCAGGTGCTGACCGAGACCAAGATCCTGCCCGGCGCGCTGCTGCGCAACGCCAATCTGAAATATATCTGCCGGACGGTGGGGCTGAGCGTGGCGGAGAGCCAGTCGGTCTTTACCCGCGGCTACGAGGCCGGCGAGACGATCCGCATCCCCATTGCGCATCACGACGGCAATTACACCGCAGACGCCGCGACGCTGGACATGCTCGAGAGCGAGGGCCGCGTCGCCTTCCGCTATACCGACAACCCCAATGGCGCCGACCGCGACATCGCGGGCATCCTCTCGGCCAACCGCCGGGTGCTGGGGATGATGCCGCATCCGGAGCGCGCCTGCGAACCGGCGCAGGGCAACGAGGACGGTGCGCGTCTTTTCGCCCATCTGACCGATGTGCTGGCCGAGGCCTGACTTGAGCGCCTGAGCGCAGCCGCGTACTCTGCGCCCCATGTCTGAGGGTGTGACAAAGACGGAACGGGGCAACCGGCGCTCGGGGCCGCTGAGCTGGCGGGTCCGGCTGGCGCTTGTCCTGCTCATCGTGCTGGCGGTGAGCACGGTCTGGGTCACCAATGTGCTGCTCACCGACCGCTTCACCGAATCCACCCGCAACCGGGCCGAGCTGCGGCTGGCGCTCTATTCCGGCAATATCCTGTCGGAGCTGCGCCGCAACGCCATCGTGCCGCAGCTTCTGGCCCGCGACCCGGCGCTGATCGGGGCGCTGAACTCCGCCGATTTCAGCCAGTCCTCGCAGCGCCTGATCTCCTATGTGGACGAGATCGGCGCCGCCTCGCTGATGCTGCTCGACCGCGACGGGCGCACCGTGGCCGCGACCGACCGCAACCGGCTGGGCGAGCAGCACCGCAACGCGCCGCATTTCGTCGATGCGCTGCGTTCGAACACCACGGTCTTTACCACACAGCCGCGCGAGGCGGGGGGCTATTCCTTTACCTATAGCCGCCGGGTGGAGAGCCAGAACACCGTGATCGGGGTGATCGTGGTCGAGGTGGATCTCGCCAAGTTCGAACGCGCCTGGTCGGGCATCACCGATGCGGTCTCGGTGCTGAACTCCGAGGGCACGATCATTCTCGCGACCGAACCGCGCTGGCGCGGCCGCACCATGGAGGAGGCGCTGGTCCGGCAATCGCCGGAAAGCGCCATCGAACGCGCCATCAAGGCCACCGCCGACTGGACCGCGCTGCCGCCCGACGCCTATCTGCGCGGCGAGGCGGTGATGCGGGTCGACGGGCGTATCCCGTTCCGCGGCTGGACCATGGCGACCTTCACCACCTATGCCTCGGTGCGCGAAAAGGTGAACGCGGTGCTGGCGCTGGAGATCATGGGCTTTGCGCTGCTGGCGGCGCTGGCCTTTTACGCGCTCAGTCGCAAGACCGCGCTGCGCATGGCGCTGTTTCAGCGGGAATCGGCGGAGCTGCGGCGTCTGAATGCCCGGCTCCAGCGCGAGATTGCCGAGCGCGAGAAGGTGCAGAAGGATCTCGCCTCCGCCGAGCAGACGCTGGAGCAGAGCTCCAAGCTCGCAGCGCTCGGCGAGATGTCGGCGGCGGTGAGCCATGAGCTGAACCAGCCGCTGGCGGCGATGAAGACCTATCTCGCCGGCGCGCGGCTGCTG
The window above is part of the Salipiger abyssi genome. Proteins encoded here:
- the purQ gene encoding phosphoribosylformylglycinamidine synthase subunit PurQ, with product MKAAVIVFPGSNCDRDLAEGFRKAGLNVQMVWHKDTALPEGIDIVGIPGGFSFGDYLRCGAIAANSPICHEVKAHAERGGYVLGICNGFQVLTETKILPGALLRNANLKYICRTVGLSVAESQSVFTRGYEAGETIRIPIAHHDGNYTADAATLDMLESEGRVAFRYTDNPNGADRDIAGILSANRRVLGMMPHPERACEPAQGNEDGARLFAHLTDVLAEA
- a CDS encoding sensor histidine kinase, whose translation is MSEGVTKTERGNRRSGPLSWRVRLALVLLIVLAVSTVWVTNVLLTDRFTESTRNRAELRLALYSGNILSELRRNAIVPQLLARDPALIGALNSADFSQSSQRLISYVDEIGAASLMLLDRDGRTVAATDRNRLGEQHRNAPHFVDALRSNTTVFTTQPREAGGYSFTYSRRVESQNTVIGVIVVEVDLAKFERAWSGITDAVSVLNSEGTIILATEPRWRGRTMEEALVRQSPESAIERAIKATADWTALPPDAYLRGEAVMRVDGRIPFRGWTMATFTTYASVREKVNAVLALEIMGFALLAALAFYALSRKTALRMALFQRESAELRRLNARLQREIAEREKVQKDLASAEQTLEQSSKLAALGEMSAAVSHELNQPLAAMKTYLAGARLLLRRNRPEEAMTAFHRIDDLIERMGAITRQLKSYARKGQDQLSPVDMGEALASALSMMEPQLKARRVRISKILPDEPVRVMGDRMRIEQVLVNLLRNALDATKSVANPEIEILLASGETATLSVRDNGHGIEDFDALFEPFYTTKQPGDGTGLGLAISSGIVADLGGRLTARNGAEGGAVFEMQLPILNESPQAAE
- the purC gene encoding phosphoribosylaminoimidazolesuccinocarboxamide synthase, with product MARRKKIYEGKAKILYEGPEPGTIVQYFKDDATAFNAQKKDVIEGKGVLNNRLSEFFMTGLNNIGVPTHFLKRLNMREQLVRACEIVPLEIIVRNFAAGSLAKRLGIEEGTPLPRPIVEYCYKDDKLGDPLVTEEHIAAFGWASQQDMDDILSLALRVNDYLSGLMYGVGIKLVDFKIEIGRVYDGDFQRLIVADEISPDSMRLWDIESGQKLDKDVFRRDLGSLTDAYTEVAKRLGVMPKQATHVAKPKLIN
- the purS gene encoding phosphoribosylformylglycinamidine synthase subunit PurS, with translation MKARVHVMLKDGVLDPQGEAVKHALHGMGFDAVGGVRQGKVIELDLAEGTSEADVTEMCEKLLANTVIESYRVELL
- a CDS encoding DUF1476 domain-containing protein, coding for MSTFEEREKAFETKFAHDEEMAFRAEARCNKLLGLWAAELLGKSGTEAEAYAREVIKADFEEAGHEDVVRKLAADLVGKVDTAAIRTKRAELLIEAKGQILLEG
- a CDS encoding MBL fold metallo-hydrolase: MQDPQPDFRPRPGQPEELAPGLRRILAPNPSPMTLRGTNSYLLGTRGLAVIDPGPDDPAHLDALLAALRPGQRITHILVTHAHIDHSPLARPLSEATGAPVLAFGDATAGRSEAMQALAESGMMGGGEGVDADFAPDEILADGAHVTGDGWTLDALHTPGHFGNHLAFAWDDALFCGDLVMGWASSLVSPPDGDLTDFMASLERLSAHPWRVLHSGHGAPVDAPAKRLAALRDHRLMRERQILAALDDGPTDATELMARIYTDIPPALRPAAARNVLAHLIDLHARGHASTPGTLTENAVFQRV
- a CDS encoding ATP-binding protein, whose protein sequence is MFQWLKRYMPRGLYGRAALILLLPVVTLQLVVSVVFVQRHFEDVSRQMSRDLSREINLAVAQPELAEPLALGLRTVQETALPEADERRWYDFSGLVVTQTLQRFVTGLERVMLPDDNDVTLYVRKGDVLQEVSLARRRASPTNAHQLFVNMMVFGVVMTVIAFLYLRNQLRPITRLAQAAEAFGRGRHAPYSPAGAVEVRAAGHAFLDMRNRIERQIEQRTMMLSGVSHDLRTPLTRLRLGLSMLDDAEREPLERDVEDMQQLIDAFLDFARGDAHAGTAEPVDPLALVETIVADAQRAGRAVSVAALEGAGEVSLKPAAMRRALENLIGNAVRYGTRCEVSATLTDKSLRLRVEDDGPGIPPERREEALRPFVRLDPARNQDKGPGVGLGLAIAADIARAHGGVLRLGQSETLGGLRADIVIAR